Proteins from a genomic interval of Rosa chinensis cultivar Old Blush chromosome 2, RchiOBHm-V2, whole genome shotgun sequence:
- the LOC121051534 gene encoding protein SWEETIE-like — protein sequence MCMDNSWDTLSVSVLSQNCPETFYEPEHSAYLAVELCLAYLYKAFQSTNAISLDNSLEDLISSIFVTAKSIVNCFQPKASKMYQTMNAEATSICGISVSFNWLQGNQRSPN from the exons ATGTGCATGGATAATTCATGGGATACTCTTTCAGTGTCTGTTCTATCACAG AACTGCCCTGAAACATTTTATGAGCCAGAACACTCTGCTTATCTGGCAGTGGAACTCTGTTTGGCGTACCTCTACAAAGCGTTTCAAAG TACCAATGCCATATCTCTGGATAACTCCTTGGAGGATTTGATATCCTCAATATTTGTCACAGCAAAATCCATTGTGAACTGTTTTCAACCAAAGGCCAGTAAGATGTATCAGACTATGA ATGCAGAAGCAACTAGTATCTGCGGCATTAGCGTTTCTTTTAATTGGTTACAAGGGAATCAGAGAAGTCCCAACTGA
- the LOC112185161 gene encoding zinc finger MYM-type protein 1-like has protein sequence MSGELNILKILILKENSSAFYVHCFAHQLQLALVAVAKKYSIVGAFFTSVGHVVNIVGASSKRRDILRKKQSLKVVQALKVGELSSGRGLNSEIEIKRSANTRWSSYYGTLINFIAMFSPIIDVLDGIAFEKVGCDQKHDAFISLGLLQCFDFIFSLHLMRIVLEISHELSQALQKDDQDIVNAMDLVKICKRKLQDMRDNG, from the coding sequence ATGAGTGGGGAACTTAATATCTTAAAGATACTTATTTTGAAGGAGAATTCCTCTGCTTTCTATGTCCATTGTTTTGCACATCAGCTTCAGTTAGCTTTGGTGGCTGTAGCAAAGAAATATAGCATTGTAGGTGCCTTCTTCACATCAGTTGGTCATGTTGTAAATATTGTTGGTGCATCTTCTAAACGGCGTGACATTCTTCGAAAAAAGCAGTCTCTCAAAGTTGTTCAAGCATTGAAAGTTGGAGAACTTTCAAGTGGAAGAGGCTTAAATTCAGAAATTGAGATTAAGCGTTCAGCCAATACACGTTGGAGCTCATATTATGGTACGCTCATAAACTTTATTGCCATGTTCTCTCCCATAATTGATGTGCTAGATGGAATTGCATTTGAAAAAGTAGGTTGTGATCAAAAACATGATGCCTTTATTTCATTGGGGTTATTGCAATGTTTTGATTTCATATTTAGTCTGCACTTGATGAGGATTGTACTTGAAATTAGTCATGAGTTGTCACAAGCCTTGCAAAAAGATGATCAAGATATAGTAAATGCAATGGATTTAGTGAAAATTTGCAAGAGAAAATTGCAAGATATGAGGGATAATGGATGA
- the LOC112185162 gene encoding DNA topoisomerase 6 subunit A3, which translates to MLVSGTPIEELFVRSKEYDVQQILCEDVEYVEFVLTDVKKPKFILVVENDIVFQRLAESKLQDHFQCIIMIGCGQPSIAVRIFLKKMAKALDILVLVLTDSNPHGLEIFFTYLYGSRSMIYNSRHLRTRGIKWLDVSPQDLIDLKSDEI; encoded by the coding sequence ATGTTAGTTTCTGGTACCCCGATAGAGGAATTATTTGTGCGAAGCAAAGAGTACGACGTTCAGCAAATCTTGTGTGAAGATGTTGAGTACGTTGAGTTTGTGCTCACGGATGTGAAGAAACCCAAATTTATTTTAGTTGTTGAGAATGACATAGTTTTTCAGAGATTGGCTGAATCAAAACTTCAGGATCATTTCCAGTGCATCATCATGATCGGCTGCGGACAACCAAGTATTGCGGTTCGAATATTCTTGAAGAAGATGGCCAAGGCTTTGGATATTCTTGTGCTAGTCCTTACGGATAGCAATCCTCATGGACTTGAAATTTTTTTCACATATTTATACGGATCCAGAAGCATGATCTACAATTCTAGACATCTAAGAACAAGAGGCATAAAGTGGTTGGATGTGTCACCTCAAGATTTGATTGATTTGAAAAGTGATGAGATTTAG